The Neorhizobium sp. NCHU2750 genome contains the following window.
ATGGAAGACCTGATCAGCAACGCCAAGGCTATCGTCGCCATGGGCGGCTACAATACCTATTGCGAGATCCTGTCCTTCGACAAACCGGCGCTGATCGTGCCGCGCATGGTACCTCGCCAGGAACAGCTCATCCGCGCGATGCGAGCAACCGAACTCGGCCTTGTTGCCATGCTGCACCCGGATCATTCATCTGATGGGCCAAGATTGGCAGCCGCGATCAAGTCGCTTCTCATCCGCCAGCCGCCGTCCGTCACGGCGCCGCATCACAGGCTCGAAGGTCTGACGAACCTCTCTGCCATCGTCCGCGAATGGCTCGAAGGGCAGAAGCCGGACTATCTGTCGGTCGTCGAAAACTGAGCGACTAGCCGGCTCTTTCCAGTGCAAGGCGCAGCAGGCGGGCGGTTTCCTCTGCACCATCGGCCTTGAGGTCGATCGAAGCCGTGCGCGGATTGTCCAACAGTCTACTGACGCCTGCCGCCACGGATTCGGCCGTAATCGCGCTTTCCTCGATCATCTCCGCCAGACCAAGCGCCTTGAGCTTTTCCGCGCGCGCCGTCTGCTCCGTTTCGCCGCCTGTGGCGAACGGAATGAGCAGCGCACCGCAGCCTGCGCGCAGCACGTCGCAGACTGTGTTGTAACCCGCCTGCGAGATCGATAGCTCGGCGCTGCCGAGCAACTGGCGGAAATCGCTCCTGAACCGGAAGACATCCATCTCGGCATCGCTCCGGGCGGCGAGTGCGTCGAAGCTCGCCTGATCGAGATTGGGGCCGGTGATCACGCACCAGCGGCCGGGCGAAGCCATGAGACCCCGTGCCTCGACCGCTGCATTGAGAAGCTTGTGGCCGACAGCGCCACCGCCGGCAGAAACGATCACCCGGTACCGCTCCGCAGACGGCACCGGCACCGGCGGCGCCACGAGGCCGGTATAGAGGATCTTGTCGGCAATCTCGCCGGTGAGCGGAAACGTATCCTCGATCCGTGTCAGGGTTTGGTCGCCGTGGACGAGCACGCCGTGGAAATGCTCCTTCACCAGCGCAACGGTTTCCGCATCCCGGCCGGGCTTCTTGTTGACCTGCAGGATGTCACGGATCGAGGCGAACAGCAGCGGCCTCGGCTGCATGGCGCCTATCGCATCGAGAAGCGGCAGCAGTTCGAAGCGCATCTGCCGGCGGCCGAAGGGAAAGGCTTCGGTGATCACGATATCGGGTCTGGTCTCAGCAAGGATCGCAAGCAATTGCTCGACGCGCTGCCTTTCGCCGGCTTCATCCAGAGGCTGGCCATCGGCATCCTGCAATCCGGAAAATCCCTCCCGCGAGGTTACTTCCGGCAAGAGCCGCACATGCC
Protein-coding sequences here:
- a CDS encoding glycosyltransferase; amino-acid sequence: MSSPRVLFYVQHLLGIGHIARASLVASALAADGFEVTMVTGGLPVPGFPGPGIRHVRLLPEVTSREGFSGLQDADGQPLDEAGERQRVEQLLAILAETRPDIVITEAFPFGRRQMRFELLPLLDAIGAMQPRPLLFASIRDILQVNKKPGRDAETVALVKEHFHGVLVHGDQTLTRIEDTFPLTGEIADKILYTGLVAPPVPVPSAERYRVIVSAGGGAVGHKLLNAAVEARGLMASPGRWCVITGPNLDQASFDALAARSDAEMDVFRFRSDFRQLLGSAELSISQAGYNTVCDVLRAGCGALLIPFATGGETEQTARAEKLKALGLAEMIEESAITAESVAAGVSRLLDNPRTASIDLKADGAEETARLLRLALERAG